ACAATCTTCTGGTGATGTGAGTATGTTGAGTAGAAAGGAGGACGAGAGCATAAAACACAGTGAACACGAGTCTTCTTATGAAAATACTTGTAAGCTTTTCTACCGCAAGCCTTCATTTTTCCACCACTACCATACCGAGTATCTGTTATATCCTTCCAAAGAAGCAGTACTACCCTGACACGGCCATCCTCTGCTTTTCTCTCGAGCAGCTGACCAAGTGTAGTTTCTCTTTCTTGCAATGTCCTCCTTGATGGATCCCTTAACAGTTTTGTATCAGTGTCAAGAGACCAGCCAGCAATGTATACAAACTTCTCTGCTTTCTtgattgcatcaaatatatcctCCCAGCAGCATCTCTGCGGCACCTGATTCTCCATTCTCTCCACACACTCATCAGGAATATGAGCATCTTGATACAAAGTTACCGCGCACCCGTTCCTCAGTGGGAACGACGTGCGAGGAACTTCACCAAATGCACTACTTTCGCCGACTTCAGCAGAAAACTGCAGCTCCACGTCCATCCGAACTTGATAGAGATtattaagagagagagagagagagtaatgAAACCGGATTAGTGCTGATTGTTTTCCTTGATAGGAGGTAGGAGGTGTGATCTTTCtccatatatatattataagcgATGGGattaagaaaaaggaaaagtataggtgaACAATAATCTTAGTGAATAATATGAACAATGGGTTACAAATGTAAATTActcataaatttaattaatgatgtaattaatttaattataataataattattttttaaaatttaaaatatcaaatttttaaaataaggaacTGTAACACATTTTATATCCTCATACCatatctcttttcttttgcgGTGGTCCTTCCCAACAAAGAAGACTTACTTCCCAGCCCATCCACAACCCACGATGCTCTCTGCCAACATCTAACACCTCTGCCATCACTACCGATGACCATTGTTgcctattctctctctcttccctctcttctctttttcttccctctttttctatttctcctcAATTTCCTGTACGTTACTCTTGATCTTTGTGCAAAGTCCAACCCAGCAGTGGCTGAGTTCTGTGCCGCTGCAACATCACCTCTGCTACCCCTCTCTTTTCATTCTTCTCCTTTCACCAACGCAAGTTCCATACTTTTTCCTATTCTTGTTATttcgtttatttattttaactaatttttaattccGTTTTTAGTGTTTAGATTGATACTTTTTAGATTCCAAAATATTTGATGGCTGATTTTCTGGATTGATTGCTGCTTAAATTGAGTTTAAAATCTCTGTTTACATATTATGCACACCATATGCTCGATGAAATACCTGAGTGAAACTTTTTGTTTAATTCTTATGTTTGGTCAGCATTTGTcttaaattttgttatctttAGGCATTATAATTCAAAATTGTGTAATATTAtgctatttttaatgatgtTTAGATTGAGTTTTGACATGACACTTGATTATTAGTTTTGTTTAAACACCAAattggtttaaaattttaaatttagtcaTTTGATCAGTGTAATTTAAGAAATGCATATCATGTTTAGTTAAGTGAATTGAATGAAACTACCAATTTAGGTATGTTTTAAACATTCCACATGGTTGCCAttagattattttaaattttcatcctTATGCTTCCATGCCATGCTTGCACAAACAAATTTGGTCACAACTCACTTTACAAATAGAAATACATGCTCTAAGTGGAGATTGCTGTTTAATTTGGATGCTCACTAAAtgtgtttttttgttttcgcattcttttttatttttcacgctATATGATATCGCTAAAGAATATATGTACAGTTGTGCATAAGATACAATATAGTACTCAAAGATCCCAAAACTTTAATTAGCAAGTCCATAATACATACAACACTGATTACtactataagaaaaataaattaattaataaacaaataaggAGTAGAAGAAATAAGAGATGATTGACATGGAAGGAATTGAAGAAACGAAAATGGAGAATGGGAATGTACCATTCACATCCAAGAAGAAATAATGAGTTTTTGACTTTTCAAAGCATAGAAATGGACTTGATTTTAGATTGTGTAGGTGTGATTTAGATGTAGCAGATCCATGCATGCTCTATTCAAATACTTAATATGAGTACACTTTTCATTGTTATTATTTCTTGTAAGTTATAtatagtaataaatttttaatgatctttttagaaaaagtattaataaaatatttttagttgaaACTTGTTTAATAGTACGGTATCTAATTAGTTTGTGTATGTTTGATTGTAGGTCATAGAATGTACGGGAAGTGATGACACGGATCTTGTTGATGAGGTTTGGTCTCTAGTATATTGCTGTTTCTTCGTGAACTGCATATTTGAATCGACCATTAATCCTCATGTTCGATGTATGTTTTGAACTGATTCGCAGTTACCGGATCATAGTTGCTTTGTCGAAGACGAAATACCAAGAGTTGAGATGCGGTTTGAGCATTTGAAGCTGGTTTAGGATTTTTATGCAACATATGCAAAGAAAGTCGGTTTCGATTCAATAGCGTAGCGGATGGTTATTTAGTACCCAAATGGTTATTTTGTAATAGCCTTGGTGTGGTGTGTATAATTAGTTACTATTATTTTAAACTGGATATTCTATTTAATAGGATAGCGGATGTTTATTTCCTTTGTTACCCAGATGGTTATTTTGAATAGTTTGGGTGTAGTGTGTGTGATTCGTTAAAAGTATTAtttgggttttaggatttaatgggtgtcatgctcaaatataaataggcATTCAGGGTTTCAGTCCCAATATACCAAAACTGCTTTTGTTGCTCTTTTTTCATCAGAAGAGTCACAATTTATCCGCTTAGGGATACAGAAGATTTTGGTTAGTTGAAGAAGATCAAAACCACAAGATCTAAATCCTTCCATCAATTTTTGACTTTTATGAGTAAATGTACGCTTTcgtattataatatatttttgataatttaatatggATGATCTGAATTAatgaaataatttattcaaatataaattatatattttttgtgtataaatacatgtaaatatttttttggcgATTTAACAACCTCAAAGTGCAGCTCATCATGGGAATAGCATGGATTAGTGACGAAGATTCATGATTTATTGAACAAAAAGTGGGTGattcattttaatttaatagtAAGGGAAGCTAATCCTATTGTGGACTATTTGGTTAGACTGAAAGTTTGTGATAATGTTAAATATTTAGAATGGTTATAATTTGAGAGTTCTCTTTTTGAAGTTGTTTGTGGTGAAGCtaaaatttgttgaattttatttttttggtttttttatttagttagacacttaaaaaatacatataaatatagatacaaattattattaattaaataataataataagtaataaaaatttttttgataataaCGTAACATTGTTTAATATATAATTGGGTTGTCATTTAAATACTGAACGCGAAtggtattaattattaaaacttttttttcgaGTGAGTTATGGTTTGTGGATAAAGACGAAATTTTAATTCTCATAAATATTGAAAGTAATgccaaaatatatatttactgaAAGTCagtatttttatgttatttttgtatttatttttattcttacttTTAATACATTTAGTGTATTAATAGACATTAAATTGAATaagctattatttttatttatgttgaaTAAATTCTTTCGAAATAATTTTCAAACGgtgtaaataaattaaattgagcaaatttattttttgttgtattaaaaaattaaataaaaatataaaatatttttttaatttcaatttattttttatattattttttattttaattttaatttatctttttcattcaaattttaatctttatctttatctttttatttatttttttttatcactaGCGCTACTCATTAATACTTTTGGCTTGTATCctctttcattttaattttgtttaatgtAGTAAACTCTTGATACTCTTATCGCTATTTTATACCATTAATGTCACTTAATTCTAAAACACTCAAAGAAAATACATACagctttttaaatatataaaaatatttttgtcacgAATAAAAGTGAAAGTGGTTTTTGGAACgttctaataattcaaaagaGGTAGAATCGGTGATTAatccaaataaaatattaataaagtaTTGACTGAATGCATCTGGGTACTAAATAAATCTTTCACCGTGTAGTCACTTTCTATTAAGACACCCTTTTGGATTTTGGTATTGTCCACTTTAGACATTTGTTATCGCCGGAGAATAATTAATGACCTCAACTAAgtctttcttttctaattttgttCAAATAAAGCATGTCGGCCACATTCGGAAAAGGCACATCAAACAATTTTCCCGTACCTATCCACTTACGTAAAGTTGTGTTGTTTATATACCTAGTAATAAATGTTTATTAATTgacaaaaaattgaatatagAGATGAAAATtctatgaattaaaaaaaaaagaaaataataaaaatacaaagatgaaaatatagAATTCAGTTTTTATGGTAAGGGAGTTCAACTCATTTTGATGCTCAATTCAAAGTTAGAacatttcctttttttttgtttgagcCCCGTTAAATGTATATTGACAACGCTTAaattctctgttttttttttcctattcttttgtttctttcgtTTTTAGAATTTAGTTTAAATGGATATTTTTATCCATCAAGAATTGATTTGTAAATTATATCTAAGTAAGTATATTTATTTTCGGACTATCTAAAACACTGGAATTCtttgaggaattgaatttttaatttattgttatttaatttcaatttaagaaattaaattttatacataaaaaagaaagaaaaaatatagaaaaataataatattaatatacaatgtatacaataaaaataaaattaaaatttaaattagttaataattaatttaattaattcttaataattttaacttttaaattttaaaaatataaaaatttgattatagaaaattatatattactccATTTTATACTTATGAAAAACGTGCTGCAGTTTCTTTTGTTCTGTTTCTCTCCGTATTTGGTATTCCTTCTCGTCGCGCGGCCTCACCTGAGCCGTTCAAACTAAGGGCCCCCGGCCAAAAGTTCCGATGCCAGCAAAAATTAGAGAAATGGAATCCGCAAAAGAGAACACGAGTGATGCGTTGTTTCCCAGCAGCAGAAGCGTTGGTGTCCATGGGAGGAGTGTGATCGGATGGCGATGGCACGGTCGCGGGAGCGGTGCCAATGAGGCCAATTCGCAGTGAATACACGACCTCACCCTCCACGTGCTACT
The genomic region above belongs to Arachis duranensis cultivar V14167 unplaced genomic scaffold, aradu.V14167.gnm2.J7QH unplaced_Scaffold_165934, whole genome shotgun sequence and contains:
- the LOC127743870 gene encoding uncharacterized protein LOC127743870, with the protein product MTIVAYSLSLPSLLFFFPLFLFLLNFLYVTLDLCAKSNPAVAEFCAAATSPLLPLSFHSSPFTNVIECTGSDDTDLVDELPDHSCFVEDEIPRVEMRFEHLKLV